From a single Sebastes umbrosus isolate fSebUmb1 chromosome 17, fSebUmb1.pri, whole genome shotgun sequence genomic region:
- the LOC119476011 gene encoding solute carrier family 22 member 6-like: MPFGDLLDQVGGTGRFQILHVTLLCNNSHSPLMAPMWLYESSRWLALRNKPEQAVKNLKRVAKFNGRHEEGEQIDIKMLQESMKKEISCSQGSYSVLDLFRTPSMRTMTVFLSAVWFSTSFAYYGIAMDLQKFGVDIYLIQVIFGAVDLPAKLIICVSMDFIGRRRSQFGALIISGVAILINLLVPYDKQTARTCLAVLGKGCLAASFNCCYLYSGELYPTIIRQNGMGWVSMTARVRAMVAPMVLLTADFIPWLPGLIYGGAAILSGVAAIFLPETLGLPLLDTIQDVEDRDLGESLKCHQRKQTPRRISYSRLPEGICMYS, encoded by the exons ATGCCGTTTGGTGACCTCTTAGACCAGGTGGGGGGCACAGGACGCTTCCAGATCCTGCATGTGACCCTTCTCTGCAACAACTCACACTCACCATTGATGGCACCAAT GTGGTTATATGAATCTTCAAGATGGTTAGCTTTGAGAAATAAGCCTGAACAAGCCGTCAAGAACCTTAAAAGGGTGGCCAAATTTAACGGACGGCACGAAGAGGGAGAACAAATCGACATTAAA ATGCTGCAAGAGTCCATGAAGAAAGAGATTTCCTGTTCGCAGGGCTCCTACTCTGTTCTGGATCTGTTCCGCACACCATCAATGAGGACCATGACAGTCTTCCTCAGTGCTGTCTG GTTCTCAACAAGTTTTGCCTACTATGGTATTGCTATGGATCTGCAAAAGTTTGGAGTGGACATCTACTTAATCCAAGTGATCTTCGGAGCTGTTGACCTCCCTGCTAAACTCATCATTTGTGTGTCTATGGATTTTATTGGACGGCGTAGATCACAATTTGGTGCTCTCATCATCTCCGGAGTCGCTATTTTGATCAACCTGCTTGTACCTTATG ATAAACAGACTGCACGCACCTGTCTGGCTGTACTGGGTAAAGGTTGCCTTGCTGCCTCCTTCAACTGCTGCTACCTTTACTCTGGAGAACTGTACCCAACCATCATTCG tcaGAATGGCATGGGCTGGGTATCCATGACGGCTCGTGTTAGAGCCATGGTGGCCCCTATGGTGCTTCTCACAGCCGACTTCATACCTTGGCTACCGGGTTTAATCTACGGGGGAGCTGCGATTCTCAGCGGAGTAGCTGCAATATTTCTTCCAGAAACACTTGGCTTACCCCTTCTTGACACAATACAAGACGTGGAGGACAG GGATCTGGGAGAATCTCTGAAATGCCACCAAAGGAAACAGACACCCAGGCGAATCTCCTACAGCAGGCTGCCTGAGGGCATCTGTATGTACTCCTGA
- the slc22a6l gene encoding solute carrier family 22 member 6 — translation MPFGDLLDQVGGTGRFQILHVTLLCIPVLMMASHNLLQNFVAAVPPHFCSAHTNLSQSQLSPEEMLLVTVPLDQKGKPERCRRYVAPQWYLLTKNGTSSSGEAGDTEDGLDVGLQECTDGWSYNMTERSSTIISDWHLVCDQRSLKQMGQTVYMGGVLVGALFFGGLADRYGRRILLLISNLLMAVAGTCAAFSTSFPLFCLFRFGCGMALSGVGLNTFSLIVEWIPTRVRTVVGTITGYCYTVGQLSLAVIAYFIRDWRWLTLAVSLPYFVFFLIAWWFHESSRWLALSNKPEQAIKNLKSVAKFNGRHEEGEKIDIKMLQESMKKEMSCSKGSYTVLDLFRTPTMRNITVCLSAVWLSTSFAYYGLAMDLQKFGVDIYLIQMIFGAVDIPAKVVITVTMSYIGRRPSQCGALIVAGVTILINLLVPYDKQTARTCLAVLGKGCLAASFNCCYLYSGELYPTIIRQNGMGWVSMMARVGAMVAPMVLLTTDYLPWLPGLIYGGAPILSGVAAVFLPETLGSPLPDTIQDVEDRGSGRRSKMPPKETVILQDTQANLLKQAA, via the exons ATGCCGTTTGGTGACCTCTTAGACCAGGTGGGGGGCACGGGACGCTTTCAGATCCTGCATGTGACCCTTCTCTGCATCCCTGTCCTGATGATGGCCAGTCACAACCTGCTACAGAACTTTGTGGCCGCGGTGCCTCCTCACTTCTGCAGCGCACACACGAACCTCTCTCAGTCCCAGCTGAGCCCAGAGGAAATGCTGCTGGTCACAGTGCCACTAGACCAGAAAGGGAAGCCCGAGAGGTGCCGGCGTTACGTTGCTCCACAATGGTACCTCCTGACTAAGAATGGGACCTCCAGCTCAGGGGAGGCGGGAGACACTGAGGATGGTTTGGATGTTGGCCTGCAGGAATGCACAGATGGATGGTCCTATAACATGACTGAGAGGAGCTCCACGATCATATCTGAT TGGCATTTGGTGTGTGATCAGCGCTCTTTGAAGCAAATGGGACAAACGGTCTACATGGGAGGTGTGCTTGTGGGAGCTCTTTTCTTTGGAGGGCTTGCAGACAG ATACGGTCGACGAATCCTTCTGCTCATTTCTAACCTGCTGATGGCAGTGGCGGGAACATGTGCTGCTTTTTCgacctccttccctctcttctgCCTGTTCCGCTTTGGTTGTGGCATGGCTCTATCTGGCGTGGGGCTCAACACCTTCTCGCTCA TTGTGGAGTGGATCCCCACTCGTGTGCGAACTGTGGTGGGGACAATAACAGGTTACTGTTACACAGTGGGACAGTTGAGCCTGGCAGTAATAGCCTACTTCATCCGGGACTGGAGGTGGTTAACCCTGGCTGTGTCTTTACCCTACTTTGTCTTCTTCCTCATCGCATG GTGGTTTCATGAATCTTCAAGATGGTTAGCTCTGAGTAATAAGCCTGAACAAGCCATCAAGAACCTTAAAAGTGTGGCCAAATTTAATGGACGTCatgaagagggagaaaaaattGACATTAAA ATGCTGCAAGAGTCCATGAAGAAAGAGATGTCCTGTTCGAAGGGCTCCTACACTGTTCTGGATCTGTTCCGCACACCCACAATGAGGAACATAACAGTCTGCCTCAGTGCTGTCTG GTTATCAACAAGCTTTGCCTACTATGGTCTTGCTATGGATCTGCAAAAATTTGGGGTGGACATCTACTTAATCCAAATGATCTTCGGAGCTGTTGACATTCCTGCTAAAGTCGTCATAACTGTGACTATGAGTTATATTGGACGTCGTCCATCACAATGTGGCGCTCTCATCGTCGCTGGAGTTACTATTTTGATCAACCTGCTGGTACCTTATG ATAAACAGACTGCACGCACCTGTCTGGCTGTACTGGGTAAAGGTTGCCTTGCTGCCTCCTTCAACTGCTGCTACCTTTACTCTGGAGAACTGTACCCAACCATCATTCGGCAA AATGGCATGGGCTGGGTATCCATGATGGCTCGTGTTGGAGCCATGGTGGCCCCTATGGTGCTTCTCACGACCGACTACTTACCTTGGCTACCGGGTTTAATCTACGGGGGAGCTCCGATTCTCAGCGGAGTGGCTGCAGTATTTCTTCCAGAAACACTTGGCTCACCCCTTCCTGATACAATACAAGATGTGGAGGACAG GGGATCTGGGAGACGTTCCAAAATGCCACCAAAGGAAACAGTAATCCTGCAAGACACCCAGGCGAATCTCCTAAAGCAGGCTGCCTGA